One segment of Triticum aestivum cultivar Chinese Spring chromosome 2A, IWGSC CS RefSeq v2.1, whole genome shotgun sequence DNA contains the following:
- the LOC123184128 gene encoding uncharacterized protein has product MAGARAGGSFLAVTLVVVVVAASSMPVVKGDDKSACVGEYSKLCGNKDPACTTMVETTCHDDADSVKAIKGMFDELAKVGGDNYDYASTAMSWGHVALGHAVDEHGACPGNKTVGDFAGEHCIPDLDAACKDPSCSDGAYIECGGAASRFCYIKATPADKKAIQQNLKCFKECLAQKKKSEDCILHNNEKCPAA; this is encoded by the coding sequence ATGGCCGGTGCGCGCGCTGGCGGGTCGTTCCTCGCCGTCACcctcgtggtggtggtggtggccgcaTCATCCATGCCGGTGGTCAAGGGGGATGACAAGTCTGCTTGCGTCGGCGAGTACTCCAAGCTCTGCGGCAACAAGGACCCCGCGTGCACCACCATGGTCGAGACGACCTGCCACGATGATGCCGACAGCGTCAAGGCCATCAAGGGCATGTTCGACGAGCTGGCCAAGGTCGGTGGAGACAACTATGATTATGCTTCTACGGCAATGTCGTGGGGGCACGTTGCTCTCGGCCATGCCGTCGACGAGCATGGGGCCTGCCCCGGCAACAAGACGGTCGGAGATTTTGCCGGCGAGCACTGCATCCCGGACCTCGACGCGGCATGCAAGGATCCCAGCTGCAGCGACGGAGCTTACATCGAATGCGGCGGTGCGGCGTCGAGATTCTGCTACATCAAGGCCACCCCCGCCGACAAGAAAGCCATACAGCAAAACTTGAAATGCTTCAAGGAGTGTTTAGCGCAGAAGAAGAAAAGTGAAGACTGCATCCTCCACAACAATGAAAAGTGTCCGGCCGCTTGA